In one window of Ruminococcus albus AD2013 DNA:
- a CDS encoding C-GCAxxG-C-C family protein, whose protein sequence is MKYDHTEKAVSLFTQGCNCAQAVFAAFSDVTGMDEELAKRLSSSFGGGMGRMREVCGTCSAMFMVAGILYGEGTEQDDKLKAEHYKRIQYLADEFRKEHDTIICRDLLKGLAVTSEPTPEKRTEQYYKVRPCAKFVKTAAEILERYLEENPPKK, encoded by the coding sequence ATGAAGTACGATCATACTGAAAAGGCGGTCAGCCTTTTTACTCAGGGATGTAACTGTGCACAGGCTGTTTTTGCCGCGTTTTCCGATGTTACAGGAATGGATGAGGAGCTTGCCAAAAGGCTGTCATCCTCCTTTGGCGGCGGTATGGGAAGAATGAGAGAAGTCTGCGGCACCTGTTCGGCAATGTTCATGGTAGCAGGTATCCTTTACGGTGAGGGAACCGAACAGGATGACAAGCTGAAAGCCGAACATTACAAGCGTATACAGTATCTCGCGGATGAATTCCGCAAGGAGCATGATACTATCATATGCCGTGACCTTTTGAAAGGTCTGGCGGTAACAAGTGAACCCACTCCCGAAAAACGCACCGAGCAATACTACAAAGTAAGACCATGCGCGAAGTTCGTCAAAACAGCGGCAGAGATACTTGAACGCTATCTTGAAGAAAATCCGCCTAAGAAGTAA
- a CDS encoding NifB/NifX family molybdenum-iron cluster-binding protein, with protein MRIAVTYENGQIFQHFGRTEQFKLYDVADGKIISEQIVGTMGAGHGALAGFLKNAQADVLICGGIGGGAQMAMQEAGIALYGGNMGSADDAVASFLANTLVQNENPTCDHHHEHGEGHSCGTHSCGGH; from the coding sequence ATGAGGATAGCAGTAACATACGAAAACGGACAGATATTCCAGCATTTTGGCAGAACAGAGCAGTTCAAGCTTTATGATGTTGCCGACGGAAAGATCATCAGTGAACAGATAGTCGGAACGATGGGCGCAGGACATGGTGCTCTTGCAGGATTTCTGAAAAATGCTCAGGCTGATGTTCTTATCTGCGGAGGTATCGGCGGGGGAGCGCAGATGGCTATGCAGGAAGCAGGCATCGCTCTTTACGGCGGCAATATGGGTAGTGCAGATGATGCTGTTGCTTCATTCCTTGCAAATACACTTGTTCAGAACGAGAACCCCACCTGCGATCATCACCATGAACACGGCGAGGGTCATTCCTGCGGAACTCACAGCTGTGGTGGTCACTGA